Proteins encoded together in one Yersinia mollaretii ATCC 43969 window:
- a CDS encoding sugar ABC transporter substrate-binding protein has translation MKKIASPLLALSLLTALPVFAADTATLAPIPEAIAKHQGQIKIAVIRNLGSDDNTTQFLSGVLKEGKKLGFKVDTFLSNGDDARFQDFVNQAISQKYDGIILSQGRDPYSTELVKRIAASGIAVSVFDTAIQGEIPGLTVTQQDDASLTNESFGQLVKDFNGKANIIKLWVAGFPPMERRQAAYQALLKQNPGINELESIGAVSSDVQGDTANKVGAVLAKYPKGKIDAIWGTWDAFSQGAYKALQENGRTEIKLYSIDISNQDLQLMREANSPWKVSVAVDPKLIGAVNLRLVAKKIAGEATPASYEFRAASIPQALLASQPGPVNVAGLSKIIPGWGQSDDFNSPWFATLAAKNAQ, from the coding sequence ATGAAAAAAATTGCTTCCCCTTTACTGGCCTTGAGCCTGCTGACGGCACTGCCGGTATTCGCTGCGGACACCGCCACACTCGCCCCCATCCCTGAGGCTATCGCCAAACATCAAGGGCAGATTAAAATCGCGGTCATCCGTAATTTGGGTTCTGACGACAACACCACACAGTTTCTCTCTGGCGTGTTGAAAGAGGGCAAAAAGCTCGGTTTCAAAGTGGACACCTTCTTGAGCAACGGCGATGACGCCCGTTTTCAGGACTTCGTGAATCAAGCCATCAGCCAAAAATATGACGGCATTATTCTTTCTCAGGGCCGCGACCCTTACTCAACGGAGTTAGTGAAGCGCATTGCGGCCAGCGGCATTGCAGTCTCGGTATTTGATACCGCGATTCAGGGCGAGATCCCCGGCCTGACAGTGACTCAGCAGGATGATGCTTCCCTAACCAATGAATCATTTGGTCAATTGGTCAAAGACTTCAATGGCAAAGCCAATATCATCAAACTTTGGGTTGCTGGCTTCCCGCCAATGGAACGCCGTCAGGCGGCTTATCAAGCACTGCTGAAACAGAATCCGGGTATTAATGAGCTGGAGTCTATCGGCGCGGTCTCTTCAGATGTTCAAGGTGACACAGCCAATAAAGTCGGTGCGGTGTTGGCGAAATACCCGAAAGGCAAGATTGACGCTATCTGGGGAACTTGGGATGCATTTTCTCAAGGCGCTTATAAAGCCTTACAGGAGAATGGTCGCACCGAAATCAAACTGTACAGCATTGATATCTCGAATCAGGATTTGCAACTGATGCGTGAAGCTAATAGCCCGTGGAAAGTCAGTGTCGCCGTCGATCCGAAACTGATCGGTGCGGTGAACTTGCGTCTGGTCGCCAAGAAAATTGCTGGAGAAGCTACACCAGCCAGCTATGAGTTCCGTGCAGCCTCCATTCCTCAAGCTCTGCTCGCCAGCCAACCCGGCCCAGTGAATGTGGCGGGTTTGAGTAAAATCATTCCGGGTTGGGGCCAGTCTGATGATTTCAACTCACCGTGGTTTGCCACCCTTGCGGCTAAAAACGCGCAGTAA
- a CDS encoding LVIVD repeat-containing protein, whose amino-acid sequence MATQGTLPTPEYSRNMRLIGHSDQGGKPDGVQVMVHRGYAYVGHMVSQGVSIIDVRDAKNPRPAGFIAAPANTWNVHLQAHDDLLLVINARDLFADASFAEEKVYYTRSVAQTVSTRQEGRSWSAGLRIFDISTPDKPREISFLPLDGIGIHRIWYVGGRWAYVSALLDGYSDYIFLTIDLADPQKPQVAGRYALPGMHTAAGEQASWPEGKRYALHHAIISGDTAYGSWRDGGLTLLDVSDRQEPKLISHRNWSPPFGGGTHTALPLPDRDLLVVLDEAVLDNQEDGEKHIWLFDIREPSNPVSISTFPVPDERDYVKKGAHFGPHNLHENRPGSFISSSLIFATYQNAGVRAYDISNPYQPKEAGALVPAAPEKMMDKRPGRPQVIQSCDVFVDAQGIIYSTDYNGGLSIIEYLG is encoded by the coding sequence ATGGCAACGCAAGGAACCTTGCCGACACCAGAATACAGCCGCAATATGCGGCTGATTGGTCATAGCGATCAGGGGGGTAAACCCGACGGTGTGCAAGTCATGGTGCACCGTGGTTACGCCTATGTCGGCCATATGGTGTCACAAGGAGTATCCATTATTGATGTACGGGACGCGAAAAACCCGCGCCCTGCGGGTTTTATCGCCGCCCCCGCCAATACTTGGAATGTACACTTACAGGCCCATGATGACCTACTACTGGTGATTAATGCCCGTGACCTGTTTGCTGACGCCAGTTTTGCCGAAGAAAAAGTGTATTACACCCGCTCAGTGGCACAGACCGTCAGCACCCGTCAGGAGGGTCGCAGTTGGAGCGCCGGTTTACGCATTTTTGATATTTCGACGCCCGATAAACCGCGTGAAATCAGCTTCTTGCCCCTCGATGGCATTGGCATTCACCGCATCTGGTACGTCGGCGGGCGCTGGGCCTATGTTTCTGCGCTACTTGATGGCTACAGTGATTATATCTTCCTCACCATTGATCTGGCTGATCCACAAAAACCCCAAGTCGCAGGCCGTTATGCGCTGCCCGGCATGCATACTGCCGCTGGTGAACAAGCAAGCTGGCCAGAGGGCAAACGCTACGCCCTGCACCATGCCATTATCAGTGGTGACACCGCCTATGGCAGTTGGCGCGACGGCGGGCTGACCCTATTGGATGTTAGTGATCGACAAGAGCCTAAACTCATCAGTCATCGCAACTGGAGCCCCCCTTTTGGCGGTGGCACCCATACCGCGCTGCCACTGCCGGATCGCGACCTATTGGTGGTACTGGATGAAGCAGTGCTGGACAATCAAGAAGATGGTGAGAAGCATATCTGGCTATTTGACATTCGCGAGCCGAGCAATCCGGTGAGTATCTCGACCTTCCCAGTGCCCGATGAGCGGGATTATGTGAAAAAAGGCGCACATTTTGGCCCACATAATCTGCATGAGAACCGTCCGGGCAGTTTTATCAGCTCATCACTGATTTTTGCCACTTACCAGAATGCCGGTGTCCGCGCTTATGACATCAGCAATCCCTATCAGCCGAAGGAGGCCGGCGCGTTGGTGCCCGCCGCACCAGAAAAAATGATGGATAAACGCCCCGGTCGCCCGCAAGTCATTCAGTCATGTGATGTCTTTGTTGATGCGCAGGGGATTATCTACAGCACCGATTATAATGGCGGGCTGTCTATCATCGAGTATTTAGGCTAA
- the metG gene encoding methionine--tRNA ligase has product MAQVAKKILVTCALPYANGSIHLGHMLEHIQADIWVRFQRMRGNQVHFICADDAHGTPIMLKAQQLGIEPEQMIAEMSQEHQQDFAGFAISYDNYHSTHSDENRELSSLIYSRLKANGYIKNRTISQLYDPEKGMFLPDRFVKGTCPKCKSPDQYGDNCEVCGATYSPTELIDPKSAVSGATPVMRESEHFFFDLPAFSDMLQAWTRSGALQEQVANKMQEWFESGLQQWDISRDAPYFGFEIPDAPGKYFYVWLDAPIGYMGAFKNLCDKRGDLDFDEFWRKDSDADLYHFIGKDIVYFHSLFWPAMLEGSNFRKPTNLFVHGYVTVNGAKMSKSRGTFIKAGTYLKHLDADCLRYYYAAKLSSRIDDIDLNLEDFVQRVNADIVNKVVNLASRNAGFINKRFAGKLADQLADPALYKTFTDAAVSIADAYNSRESSKAIREIMALADVANRYIDEQAPWVVAKEEGRDAELQAICSMGINLFRVLMTYLKPVLPSLNERTEAFLNTELTWDSIEQPLLGHQINTFKALFNRIDLDKVNEMVASSKEDMAAAVVATGPLADDPIQDIISFDDFAKVDMRIALIQQAEFVEGSDKLLKLTLDIGGETRQVFSGIRSAYPDPKVLEGRLTMMVANLAPRKMRFGLSEGMVMAAGPGGKDIFLLSPDAGAQPGMQVK; this is encoded by the coding sequence ATGGCTCAAGTCGCGAAAAAAATATTGGTGACGTGCGCGCTACCATACGCTAACGGTTCAATTCATCTCGGCCACATGCTCGAGCACATCCAGGCAGACATCTGGGTCCGTTTCCAGCGAATGCGCGGCAACCAGGTTCATTTTATCTGTGCAGATGATGCTCACGGCACCCCAATCATGCTGAAAGCTCAGCAACTGGGTATCGAACCGGAGCAGATGATTGCCGAAATGAGTCAGGAGCACCAACAGGATTTCGCCGGTTTCGCTATCAGCTATGATAACTATCACTCCACGCACAGTGATGAAAACCGTGAACTGTCGAGCCTGATATACAGCCGCCTGAAGGCGAATGGCTATATCAAAAATCGCACAATTTCTCAGCTCTATGATCCTGAGAAAGGCATGTTCCTGCCCGATCGTTTTGTTAAAGGCACCTGCCCTAAGTGTAAATCGCCAGACCAATACGGCGATAACTGCGAAGTCTGCGGCGCAACTTATAGCCCGACTGAACTTATCGACCCGAAATCTGCCGTTTCCGGTGCGACACCGGTGATGCGCGAATCGGAGCACTTCTTCTTCGATCTGCCAGCCTTCAGTGACATGCTGCAAGCTTGGACCCGTTCCGGCGCACTGCAAGAGCAAGTGGCCAACAAAATGCAGGAGTGGTTCGAATCAGGTCTGCAACAGTGGGATATCTCCCGTGATGCACCTTACTTTGGTTTCGAAATACCCGATGCGCCAGGTAAGTATTTCTACGTCTGGCTTGATGCCCCTATCGGCTACATGGGGGCGTTCAAAAATCTGTGCGATAAGCGCGGCGATTTAGATTTTGATGAATTTTGGCGTAAAGATTCTGACGCAGATCTCTATCACTTCATCGGTAAAGATATCGTTTACTTCCATAGCCTGTTCTGGCCGGCGATGCTGGAGGGCAGTAACTTCCGCAAGCCAACCAACCTGTTCGTCCATGGTTATGTCACGGTCAACGGCGCAAAAATGTCAAAATCCCGTGGCACATTCATCAAAGCAGGCACTTACCTGAAGCATCTGGACGCCGATTGCCTGCGTTATTACTATGCCGCGAAGCTCTCTTCGCGCATTGATGATATCGATTTGAATCTGGAAGATTTTGTCCAGCGCGTTAATGCCGATATCGTCAACAAAGTGGTGAATCTAGCCTCCCGTAATGCCGGTTTTATCAACAAACGCTTTGCGGGCAAGTTAGCTGACCAGCTTGCAGACCCAGCTCTGTATAAAACCTTCACCGATGCCGCTGTGAGCATTGCTGATGCCTACAACAGCCGCGAATCAAGCAAAGCCATCCGCGAAATCATGGCGCTGGCTGATGTTGCCAACCGCTATATTGATGAGCAAGCGCCGTGGGTAGTAGCAAAAGAAGAGGGTCGTGACGCCGAGTTGCAAGCCATTTGCTCCATGGGCATCAACCTGTTCCGCGTGCTAATGACTTACCTGAAACCGGTCTTGCCCTCCCTGAATGAGCGTACTGAGGCTTTCCTCAATACCGAATTGACATGGGATAGCATTGAGCAGCCGCTGTTGGGCCACCAGATTAATACCTTTAAAGCGCTGTTTAACCGTATCGATCTGGACAAGGTAAACGAAATGGTCGCCTCTTCTAAAGAGGATATGGCGGCAGCCGTGGTAGCAACTGGCCCATTAGCCGATGACCCCATTCAGGACATCATCAGCTTTGATGATTTCGCTAAAGTGGATATGCGGATCGCGCTGATTCAACAAGCAGAATTTGTCGAAGGCTCAGATAAGCTACTGAAACTGACACTGGATATTGGTGGTGAAACCCGTCAAGTGTTCTCCGGCATTCGCTCGGCGTACCCCGATCCAAAAGTGTTGGAAGGCCGCTTAACCATGATGGTGGCGAATCTGGCTCCCCGCAAAATGCGCTTTGGTCTCTCTGAAGGCATGGTGATGGCCGCAGGCCCTGGCGGCAAGGATATCTTCCTGCTCAGCCCAGACGCGGGTGCTCAGCCGGGCATGCAAGTGAAGTAG